GGGGCGCGGGCCGGTGCGGCGGAGAAGGTGGGTGGAGGTCCTCGTACCGATGATGACGGCGAGGCAGCCGGGCAGGAACCACATGCCCGTCTTCAGGGCGCTGAAGCCGAGGACCTGCTGGACGTAGAGGGACAGCAGGAACCACATCGCGAACATGGCGGAGCCGAGGGCGATCATGACCAGGTTGGCGATGGCCAGGGTGCGGCGGCGCAGGACGGCGAGAGGGACCAGTGGGGCGGCGACCTTGGACTCGATCACGGCGAAGGCGGCCAGGAGCAGGATGCCGAGCGTGAGGGCGCCCCAGACCTTCGGGGAGGCCCAGGGAGAGCTCTCGGTGGAGATGATCCCGTAGACCAGGGCGGTCAGGCCGACGGTGACCGACAGCGCGCCGGGCAGGTCGAGGCGGCGCAGCCCGCCGTGGCCACGGTGCGCGCCGGACACGTAGAGGAGTGCGGCGGCGAGGATCGCGATCCCGATGGGAACGTTGACGATGAAGACCCAGCGCCAGCCGGCGTACTGGGTCAGGAGCCCGCCGATCACCGCGCCGGTCGCGCCGCCGACGGCATTGACCGAACTCCAGGCGCCCATCGCGCGGGTACGGGCGCGGGGTTCGGTGAAGGTGGTCATGATCAGCGTCAGGGTGGCGGGGGCGAGGATCGCTCCCCCGATGCCCTGGACCGCCCGGGCCGTGATCAGGGTCGCGCCGTCGGCGGCGAGGCCGCAGGCGAGCGAGGCGGCGGTGAAGAGGCCGAGGCCGACCAGGAAGGTCCGGCGGGCGCCGACCAGGTCGGCGGCCCGGCCGCCCAGGAGCAGCAGCCCGGCGAAGCCGAGGGTGTACGCGCTGACGATCCACTGCTGCCCGGCCGGGCTCAGGCCGAGGGAGGCCTTCATGTCCGGGAGGGCGACGTTCACGATCGAGACGTCCAGCACGACCATGAACTGGGCGGCGCAGGCGATCAGCAGGATCATCGCCGTCCACCCGCCGCGGCGGGTGGACGGCGCGGGTTCGGTGCTGACGGCGGGCGGAGCACTTGACATGTGGTTCCTCAGGGGCAGGGGAACGGGCTCGGGTCGGGACAAAGCCCACCGCATGTCTGCCCCCGCACAGGTCCGCCGTCACAGCCGCGCGGCAACCGGGTGACCTGCGGGTCGGTCGCAGGTCGTGGCTCTCTCCCCCGGACGGGGGAGAGAGCCACGACCCGAGGGCCGACGCCGAGTCACGGCCGGGCGCCCGAGGATGGAGACGTCAGCAACTCCCGGGCTCCTCCGGTTCCCCGGGTCTCCCCCGAGCGAACGGACGACCACGATGAGCGTGAGCGAGACACGGCCCGAGGCGGGTGTCACGGCCGGTGCCCCGACCGGCGTGGACGCCGAAGTGCGCACGCCGCAGGTGTCACGGGCGGTCCTGTGGGCCGCGCACGCGGTTCCGCTCTGCGCCCTGCCGTCGGGGCTGTGGCGCATCGCTCTCGTCTCGGGATGGCCCGACTGGTACGGGGGCCACGCATGGCTTCCGGGCGAGCGCCCCTACGTCGTTTCGCTCTCGCTGATCTCGGAATGCCTCGCGCTGCTCACCCTCGGGCTGGTCAGGCCGTGGGGCGAGCGGCTCCCCGGCTGGGTCCCGCTCGTCGGCGGCCGCGCGCTGCCGGTCCGCGCCGTCGTCGTGCCCGCCTCGGTGGGCGCCTTCCTCGCCACGGCGCTGTCCGCCTACGGCACCCTCAACTACTTCTTCCACTTCGTCCCGCCGCTGAACGACACCGGCGAGGCGTTCCCCACGAGTGGACCGGGCGCCTGGGCGCTGTGGGCCTGCTACATCCCGGTCCTGGCGTGGGGTCCGCTGCTCGCCGTGGTCACCCGTGCCTACCACCTGCGCCGGACGCGCGGTGTCAGCGGCGTCAGCGGCGTCAGCGGTGTTATTCGATGACGAGCTCGACGGGGATGTTGCCGCGGGTGGCCTTCGAGTACGGGCAGACCTCGTGGGCCTGCTTGACCAGCAGGGCGCCCGTCTCGCCCGCGAGGGCTTCCGGAAGCTCGATGCGCAGGGTCACGGCCAAGCCGAAGCCCGTGGCGTCCTGCCCGATGGACGTCTCGGCGGTGACCGACACGTCGCTGGTGTCGACCTTGGCCTGGCGGCCGACCAGTCCGAGCGCGCTGGCGAAGCAGGCGGCGTAACCGGCCGCGAAGAGCTGCTCGGGATTGGTGCCCTGGCCGTTGCCGCCCAGCGCCGGGGGCATGGCGAGCGCCAGGTCGATCTGACCGTCGGAGCTGACAGCGCGGCCCTCTCGGCCGTTGGCGGTGGCGACAGCGGTGTACAGCGCGTCCATCGGGGGGTCCTCTCGGAGGGGTGAACCGTTGCGGCCGGTGCCCGGCCGCGCTCCATAAATAAAGCACACAGTTGAATGTGACGCAACTAAGTTGTGCACAACTCAATCGCTTGCAAGTCTCTCCGGGTACACTGGGCACCATGACCGAGCAGCAGAGCGACCCCCTCCACGACCAGGACTTCCTCCGCCTGGACGGGCAGATCTGCTTCGCGCTCAACGCCGCGAGCCGCGCCTTCGGCGGCCTCTATCGCGTCGTCCTCAAGGACCTCGGCCTGACCTATCCCCAGTACCTGGTGATGCTGGTGCTCTGGGAGCACGGCGAGATGCCGGTCAAGCAGCTCGGTCAGCACCTGCGCCTCGACTCGGGCACCCTGTCACCGCTGCTCAAGCGGCTTGAGGCGGCCGGCCTGATCCGCCGCGAGCGCAGCACCGAGGACGAACGCTCGGTGCACGCCGTCCTGACCGGGGAGGGCGCCGCACTGCGCGCCCGCGCGGTGG
This is a stretch of genomic DNA from Streptomyces sp. NBC_00536. It encodes these proteins:
- a CDS encoding MFS transporter yields the protein MSSAPPAVSTEPAPSTRRGGWTAMILLIACAAQFMVVLDVSIVNVALPDMKASLGLSPAGQQWIVSAYTLGFAGLLLLGGRAADLVGARRTFLVGLGLFTAASLACGLAADGATLITARAVQGIGGAILAPATLTLIMTTFTEPRARTRAMGAWSSVNAVGGATGAVIGGLLTQYAGWRWVFIVNVPIGIAILAAALLYVSGAHRGHGGLRRLDLPGALSVTVGLTALVYGIISTESSPWASPKVWGALTLGILLLAAFAVIESKVAAPLVPLAVLRRRTLAIANLVMIALGSAMFAMWFLLSLYVQQVLGFSALKTGMWFLPGCLAVIIGTRTSTHLLRRTGPRPLLVTGMAISTFGFLWLSRIAPGGVFTTDVAAPFVFCALGLGMSMLPVTAAATAGIDRREAGLVSGLVNTSRQVGGALGLAILAAIAAHTARGHLSPGVQALTADYGHAFLCAAVFTACAALGSLLLPGRPATAVPGPTPGGAE
- a CDS encoding organic hydroperoxide resistance protein, whose product is MDALYTAVATANGREGRAVSSDGQIDLALAMPPALGGNGQGTNPEQLFAAGYAACFASALGLVGRQAKVDTSDVSVTAETSIGQDATGFGLAVTLRIELPEALAGETGALLVKQAHEVCPYSKATRGNIPVELVIE
- a CDS encoding MarR family winged helix-turn-helix transcriptional regulator, giving the protein MTEQQSDPLHDQDFLRLDGQICFALNAASRAFGGLYRVVLKDLGLTYPQYLVMLVLWEHGEMPVKQLGQHLRLDSGTLSPLLKRLEAAGLIRRERSTEDERSVHAVLTGEGAALRARAVEVPRRIARATGFELEEIRDLQTRLSRLTEALDAAAVGESAVGGADAQQA